From one Suricata suricatta isolate VVHF042 chromosome 8, meerkat_22Aug2017_6uvM2_HiC, whole genome shotgun sequence genomic stretch:
- the GRID2IP gene encoding delphilin — MPATNQGWPEDFGFRLGGLGPCFVLEVTEGSSAHAGGLRPGDQILEVEGLAVGGLSREHLVRLARRCPHVPPSLGVLPGPEGGPAVETGRVSPTAALRPMRPGRSLSLGGELLRLAGRRRPEAVHRERRRKAQEFSHKVDEILGDQPTAKEQVFAALKQFAAEQQVDDLVWALTLALPGEARAPLMDNLRIFIPKKHRARFDEVVSQGLLGKLCRARRAQGAQRLRRSRSEERPERLLVSTXXXXXXXXXXXXXXXXXXXXXGGRAGPGGARRTVRVYKGNKSFGFTLRGHGPVWIESVLPGSPADNASLKSGDRILFLNGLDMRNCSHDKVVSMLQGSGAVPTLVVEEGLVPFASDSDSLDSPNPSSALSSLQWVAEILPSSIRVQGRTFSQQLEHLLTPPERYGVCRALESFFQHRNIDTLIVDVYPVLDTPAKQVLWQFIYQLLTYEEQEQCREKIACFLGYSAMTAEPESELDLEPEPEPEPEPVLEPQRRSSLRASSMCRRSLRSQGLEASLSCGPGDCPELPLPLIPGERQAGDGTSLPETPNPKMMSAVYAELESRLSSSFKGKVGTASRARASPPVPSPAAAAGPRTLSGVSWPSERLLPSPCYYPLCSGGLASPSSSESHPYASLDSSRAPSPQPEPGPIRSDSPPSPDPAHPHNHRKLFTFSRPMRSRDTDRFLDVLSEQLGPRVTVVDDFLSPENDYEEMSFHDDQGSFVTNERSSASECISSSEEGSSLTYSSISDHIPPPPLSPPPPPPLPFHDPKPSSRNPDGPRGPAQTLAKPLTQLSHPVPPPPPPPLPPPVPCAPPMLSRGLGHRRSETSHMSVKRLRWEQVENSEGTIWGQLGEDSDYDKLSDMVKYLDLELHFGTQKPAKPLPGPEPFRKKEVVEILSHKKAYNTSILLAHLKLSPAELRQVLMSMEPRRLEPAHLAQLLLFAPDADEEQRYQAFREAPGRLSEPDQFVLQMLSVPEYKTRLRSLHFQATLQEKTEEIRGSLECLRQASLELKNSRKLAKILEFVLAMGNYLNDGQPKTNKTTGFKINFLTELNSTKTVDGKSTFLHILAKSLSQHFPELLGFAQDLPTVPLAAKVNQRALTSDLADLHGTISEIQAACESTPPSNEDKFAVVMMSFLETARPVLRALDALQREATEELGRALAFFGEDSKATTSEAFFGIFAEFMSKFERALSDLEAGDGPRSSGMVSPLAW; from the exons ATGCCGGCCACCAACCAGGGCTGGCCCGAAGACTTTGGCTTCCGGCTGGGCGGCTTGGGCCCCTGCTTCGTCCTGGAGGTGACAGAAGGGAGCAGCGCACACGCCGGGGGGCTGCGGCCTGGGGACCAGATCCTGGAGGTGGAGGGGCTGGCCGTGGGCGGCCTGAGCAGGGAGCACCTAGTGCGCCTGGCCCGGCGCTGCCCGCACGTGCCGCCCAGCCTCGGGGTGCTCCCGGGCCCCGAAGGCGGTCCAGCTGTGGAAACAGGTCGCGTGTCCCCGACCGCTGCTCTGCGGCCGATGCGCCCAGGCCGAAGCCTCTCCCTGGGCGGTGAGCTGCTGCGCCTGGCAGGCCGCAGGCGCCCCGAGGCCGTGCACCGGGAGCGCAGGCGCAAGGCCCAGGAGTTCAGCCACAAG GTGGATGAGATCCTGGGGGACCAGCCCACTGCCAAGGAACAGGTGTTCGCTGCCCTGAAGCAGTTTGCGGCTGAGCAGCAAGTTGATGACCTGGTGTGGGCACTCACCCTGGCACTGCCCGGAGAGGCCCGGGCACCACTCATGGACAACCTCAG GATCTTCATCCCCAAGAAGCATCGGGCGCGCTTCGACGAGGTGGTGTCCCAGGGTCTGCTGGGCAAGCTGTGCCGCGCGCGGCGGGCGCAGGGAGCGCAGCGGCTGCGCCGGAGCCGCAGCGAGGAGCGGCCCGAGCGCCTCCTGGTGTCCAC NNNNNNNNNNNNNNNNNNNNNNNNNNNNNNNNNNNNNNNNNNNNNNNNNNNNNNNNNNNNNNNNGGCGGCCGCGCGGGCCCGGGGGGCGCTCGCAG gaCAGTCCGAGTCTACAAGGGCAACAAGAGCTTCGGCTTTACTCTGCGCGGCCACGGGCCTGTCTGGATCGAGTCTGTCCTGCCTG GGAGCCCGGCTGACAATGCTTCCCTCAAGTCAGGCGACCGGATCCTCTTCCTCAATGGACTGGACATGAG GAATTGCTCCCATGACAAGGTGGTGTCCATGCTTCAAGGCAGTGGTGCGGTGCCCAcgctggtggtggaggaggggctggtcCCATTCGCCAGCG ACTCCGACTCTTTGGATTCCCCCAACCCATCCTCGGCGCTCAGCTCCCTGCAGTGGGTGGCAGAGATCCTGCCCTCCAGCATCCGGGTTCAGGGGCGGACTTTCAGCCAGCAGCTGGAGCACCTGCTGACACCTCCCGAGCGCTATGGGGTCTGCCGGGCCCTTGAGAGCTTCTTCCAGCACAG gaacaTCGACACCCTCATTGTGGACGTCTACCCTGTGCTGGACACACCTGCCAAGCAAGTCCTTTGGCAGTTCATCTACCAGCTGCTGACTTACGAGGAGCAGGAGCAGTGCCGGGAGAAAATCGCCTGCTTCCTGGGCTACTCAGCCATGACTG CAGAGCCAGAGTCTGAGCTGGACCTAGAGCCTGAGCCCGAGCCCGAGCCAGAGCCGGTGCTGGAGCCCCAGCGACGGAGCTCCCTGAGGGCGTCTTCCATGTGCCGTCGCAGCCTCCGGTCCCAGGGCCTGGAGGCCAGCCTCAGTTGCG GTCCCGGTGACTGCCCTGAACTGCCTCTTCCTTTAATCCCCGGCGAGCGCCAGGCAGGCGACGGCACATCCCTCCCTGAGACCCCCAATCCGAAGATG ATGTCAGCCGTCTATGCAGAGCTCGAGTCCCGACTGAGCAGCAGCTTCAAAGGGAAGGTGGGGACGGCGTCCAGAGCCCGTGCCTCCCCGCCAGTGCCCAGCCCGGCGGCTGCAGCAG ggcccaggaCCCTGTCCGGCGTCTCATGGCCCAGCGAGCggcttctgccctccccctgctacTACCCACTGTGCTCAGGGGGCCTGGCCTCCCCCAGCAGCTCTGAGTCTCACCCCTACGCCAGCCTGGACAGCAGCAGGGCGCCGTCCCCACAGCCAGAGCCCGGGCCCATCCGCTCCGACAGCCCCCCAAGTCCAGACCCTGCCCACCCACACAACCACAGGAAGCTCTTCACCTTCTCCCGCCCCATGCGAAGCCGGGACACAGACCGCTTCCTGGATGTGCTCAGCGAGCAGCTGGGCCCCCGGGTCACTGTCGTGGATGACTTCCTGAGCCCCGAGAATGACTATGAGGAG ATGAGCTTCCATGATGACCAGGGCAGCTTTGTGACCAATGAGCGGAGCAGCGCTAGCGAGTGCATCAGCAGCAGTGAGGAAGGCAGCTCCCTGACCTACTCCTCCATCTCCGACcacatccccccgcccccacttagCCCCCCGCCTCCGCCACCTCTGCCCTTCCATGACCCCAAGCCCAGCTCCCGAAACCCCGACGGTCCCCGGGGCCCTGCTCAGACACTGGCCAAGCCCCTCacccaacttagccacccagtccCTCCACCACCCccgccacccctgcccccaccagtgCCCTGTGCACCCCCCATGCTGTCCCGGGGCCTGGGCCACCGCCGAAGTGAGACCAGCCACATGAGCGTCAAGCGCCTCCGGTGGGAGCAGGTGGAGAACTCGGAAGGCACCATCTGGGGTCAG CTTGGGGAAGATTCTGATTATGATAAGCTGAGTGACATGGTGAAGTACCTCGATCTGGAGCTCCACTTTGGCACCCAGAAACCTGCTA AACCGTTGCCCGGGCCTGAGCCCTTCAGGAAGAAAGAGGTGGTGGAGATCTTGTCTCACAAGAAGGCCTACAACACCT CCATCCTGCTGGCGCACCTGAAGCTGAGCCCCGCGGAGCTGCGGCAGGTGCTCATGAGCATGGAGCCCCGACGCCTGGAGCCCGCGCACCTGGCGCAGCTGCTGCTCTTCGCGCCCGACGCCGACGAGGAGCAGCGCTACCAGGCCTTCCGCGAGGCGCCTGGCCGCCTCAGCGAGCCGGATCAGTTCGTCCTGCAG ATGCTATCGGTTCCGGAATACAAAACCCGCTTGCGCAGCCTCCACTTCCAGGCCACCCTccaggagaagacagaagagatcCGTGGCAGCCTGGAGTGCTTGCGCCAGGCCTCCCTTGAGCTCAAGAACAGCCGGAAACTCGCCAAGATCCTGGAG TTTGTGTTGGCCATGGGCAACTATCTCAATGATGGACAGCCGAAAACTAACAAGACCACAGGCTTCAAGATCAACTTCCTGACGGAG CTGAACTCCACCAAGACTGTGGATGGGAAATCCACCTTCCTACACATCCTTGCAAAATCGCTGAGCCAGCACTTCCCAGAACTCCTGGGCTTTGCTCAGGACCTGCCCACTGTGCCCCTGGCTGCCAAAG TGAATCAACGGGCCCTGACCAGTGACCTGGCTGACCTCCACGGCACCATCAGTGAGATACAGGCTGCTTGTGAGAGCACGCCCCCCTCCAATGAGGACAAG